A window of the Halobacterium hubeiense genome harbors these coding sequences:
- a CDS encoding 4Fe-4S ferredoxin N-terminal domain-containing protein, giving the protein MPNPDDDIPTSFDDDEEERMERLLDDTEYDTELGVEMAKDAQRVAAGELSEAEFYRQYHEDVLEEFGEDDREISGLLDDAGGDGFADRLSGLADDEGLSRREVMKKGGAAAVALGLFASVDSETAAAQEGEDGDGTRYGMTINLNNCDGCLACVVACNEEHGTSGGANWMYVFTYEDEDQEDENFLVRPCQHCTDSPCTKVCPVGARHTREQDGLVLTDYDICIGCRYCEVSCPYGVNYFQWGEPDVPDSEIPDENQYDERGRWVGARPPKGVMGKCTFCVDRQDGAMGEEKIGTTACEEACAMDAIHFGDLNDPESAPNQHLREYRESQENDTEQFPNRKEHTVSTFKLMEERGTDPNVHYIGNEPSPHAEQVEGPVSYDDMGIVDNRKEEGLDNGAMANKEGEEA; this is encoded by the coding sequence ATGCCAAATCCAGACGACGACATCCCCACATCGTTCGACGACGACGAGGAGGAACGCATGGAGCGCCTGCTCGACGACACCGAGTACGACACGGAGCTCGGCGTCGAGATGGCGAAAGACGCCCAGCGCGTCGCCGCGGGCGAGCTCTCGGAGGCGGAGTTCTACCGCCAGTACCACGAGGACGTCCTCGAGGAGTTCGGCGAGGACGACCGCGAAATCTCGGGGCTGCTCGACGACGCGGGCGGCGACGGGTTCGCCGACCGGCTCTCCGGGCTCGCCGACGACGAGGGGCTCTCCCGCCGTGAGGTGATGAAGAAGGGCGGCGCCGCGGCGGTCGCGCTCGGGCTGTTCGCGAGCGTGGACAGCGAGACCGCGGCGGCCCAGGAGGGCGAGGACGGCGACGGGACGCGCTACGGGATGACCATCAACCTCAACAACTGCGACGGCTGTCTCGCCTGCGTCGTCGCGTGCAACGAGGAACACGGCACGTCCGGGGGCGCGAACTGGATGTACGTGTTCACGTACGAGGACGAGGACCAGGAGGACGAGAACTTCCTCGTGCGGCCGTGCCAGCACTGCACGGACTCGCCGTGTACGAAGGTGTGTCCGGTCGGCGCGCGCCACACCCGCGAGCAGGACGGCCTCGTGCTCACGGACTACGACATCTGCATCGGCTGCCGGTACTGCGAGGTGTCGTGTCCGTACGGCGTCAACTACTTCCAGTGGGGCGAGCCCGACGTCCCGGACAGCGAGATTCCCGACGAGAACCAGTACGACGAGCGCGGCCGCTGGGTGGGCGCGCGCCCGCCGAAGGGCGTGATGGGCAAGTGCACGTTCTGCGTCGACCGGCAGGACGGCGCGATGGGCGAGGAGAAAATCGGCACCACCGCCTGCGAGGAGGCGTGCGCGATGGACGCCATCCACTTCGGGGACCTGAACGACCCCGAGAGCGCGCCCAACCAGCATCTCCGCGAGTACCGCGAGAGCCAGGAGAACGACACCGAGCAGTTCCCGAACCGCAAGGAGCACACCGTCTCCACGTTCAAGCTCATGGAGGAGCGCGGCACGGACCCGAACGTCCACTACATCGGCAACGAGCCGTCGCCGCACGCCGAACAGGTCGAGGGGCCCGTGAGCTACGACGACATGGGCATCGTGGACAACCGCAAGGAGGAGGGGCTCGACAACGGCGCGATGGCCAACAAGGAGGGCGAAGAGGCATGA
- a CDS encoding DUF6789 family protein, with product MDSIRRAIGGGVAGTIVMSVVLVIAEVEARFELGVGPAIAQYAGVADQPVLGLFVFLLAGMVVFPLVFVRLETVLSRVPGGGDPAIRGMAFSIPLWVVYVAVASPDLGSLEGALHLSFTLFAHLLYGFTLGAVYHSLEDV from the coding sequence ATGGACTCGATACGACGCGCAATCGGCGGTGGTGTCGCGGGGACGATCGTGATGTCCGTGGTGCTCGTCATCGCGGAGGTGGAGGCGCGCTTCGAGCTGGGCGTCGGCCCGGCAATCGCGCAGTACGCGGGCGTCGCCGACCAGCCCGTACTGGGGCTGTTCGTGTTCCTGCTGGCGGGGATGGTCGTGTTCCCGCTGGTGTTCGTGCGCCTGGAGACCGTCCTCTCGCGGGTGCCGGGCGGCGGCGACCCCGCGATTCGGGGGATGGCGTTCAGCATCCCGCTGTGGGTGGTGTACGTCGCGGTCGCATCGCCTGACCTCGGGTCGCTGGAGGGCGCGCTCCACCTCTCCTTTACGCTGTTCGCGCACTTGCTGTACGGCTTCACGCTCGGCGCGGTCTACCACTCGCTGGAAGACGTCTGA
- a CDS encoding DUF7526 family protein — MPETLHTQVLAVVPPEDVDDHDLQPALRDLADSRYVLVCRKGGAPSWPERIKSFLLRDPIEAITLVADDAPAEGEEFTARVEETEMVGVYDVVSVE; from the coding sequence GTGCCCGAAACGCTCCACACGCAAGTGCTCGCCGTCGTCCCACCGGAGGACGTCGACGACCACGACCTCCAGCCCGCCCTCCGTGACCTCGCGGACTCGCGGTACGTCCTCGTCTGCCGGAAGGGCGGCGCGCCGTCGTGGCCCGAACGCATCAAGTCGTTCCTGCTGCGCGACCCCATCGAAGCCATCACGCTCGTCGCCGACGACGCGCCCGCAGAGGGTGAGGAGTTCACAGCGCGCGTCGAGGAGACGGAGATGGTCGGGGTCTACGACGTGGTTAGCGTGGAGTAG
- a CDS encoding pro-sigmaK processing inhibitor BofA family protein: protein MPTMLEVGLAVLVLVALFGAYRVIRAVKPFIVNAVVGLVVILIAEFLGAQVAVTPLALLVVAIGGLPGAILVILLATLGVAFVPGLLAVPLLL from the coding sequence ATGCCAACGATGCTGGAGGTCGGGCTGGCGGTCCTCGTACTGGTGGCGTTGTTCGGCGCGTACCGCGTGATTCGCGCGGTGAAGCCGTTCATCGTCAACGCGGTCGTGGGGCTGGTGGTCATCCTCATCGCGGAGTTCCTCGGGGCGCAGGTGGCGGTGACGCCGTTGGCGTTGCTCGTGGTGGCAATCGGCGGGCTGCCGGGCGCGATACTGGTCATCCTGCTGGCGACGCTGGGGGTGGCGTTCGTGCCGGGACTGCTGGCGGTGCCGCTGTTGCTGTGA
- the nrfD gene encoding NrfD/PsrC family molybdoenzyme membrane anchor subunit: MSVDVTGVGRDTLVRPIQTFSKKYVAVFLLALAGVGVWLFFYVQQLEHGLIVTHLGDWGSGGGVPWGLYIGAFIWWVGIAHGGIILSAAVRLLGMDDYQPVARMAELLTIAALTCAGLYILIHVGRPDRLVTSVLPAWPTRVQWSPLVWDVTVITAYFVLTATYLLLTIRYDVHRLRDRLPDRFEPLYKALLVGYSEKEDAVVERMVWWLAFAIIIMAPLLLHGGVIPWLFALLPSMAGWAGGVQGPSFLSIALTSAVSGIIIVAAAFRYAYDWEELIPVQVFYGLSKWLGFFGLIFLWLQLQQVITGIFAAPTTLQHATEVKISTPIYWVAIGLVVAAELYVFAAALKSSLFSIPRIVAVSLLVLVGTLIEKTLFVVEGLQHAHFQLYDGVPGAYVPSPVELSSLVGAVGIVVLFFLAVSKVIPVVELHAIEDDHEEVSE, translated from the coding sequence GTGAGCGTCGACGTCACCGGGGTCGGCCGCGACACGCTCGTGCGGCCGATTCAGACGTTCTCGAAGAAGTACGTCGCCGTCTTCCTGCTGGCGCTGGCGGGCGTCGGCGTGTGGCTGTTCTTCTACGTCCAGCAGCTCGAACACGGCCTCATCGTCACCCACCTCGGCGACTGGGGCTCCGGCGGCGGCGTCCCGTGGGGTCTCTACATCGGCGCGTTCATCTGGTGGGTCGGCATCGCCCACGGCGGCATCATCCTCTCGGCGGCGGTGCGGCTGCTCGGGATGGACGACTACCAGCCGGTCGCCCGCATGGCGGAACTGCTCACCATCGCCGCGCTGACCTGCGCCGGCCTCTACATTCTCATCCACGTCGGCCGGCCGGACCGCCTCGTCACGAGCGTGCTGCCCGCGTGGCCGACCCGCGTCCAGTGGTCGCCGCTCGTCTGGGACGTCACCGTCATCACGGCGTACTTCGTGCTGACGGCGACGTACCTGCTGTTGACGATTCGCTACGACGTCCACCGGCTGCGCGACCGCCTCCCCGACCGCTTCGAGCCGCTGTACAAGGCGCTGCTGGTCGGGTACAGCGAGAAGGAGGATGCGGTCGTCGAGCGCATGGTGTGGTGGCTCGCGTTCGCCATCATCATCATGGCGCCGCTGCTGCTCCACGGCGGCGTCATCCCGTGGCTGTTCGCGCTGCTGCCGTCGATGGCCGGCTGGGCGGGCGGCGTTCAGGGACCTTCGTTCCTCTCCATCGCGCTGACCTCTGCGGTCAGCGGCATCATCATCGTCGCGGCGGCGTTCCGCTACGCCTACGACTGGGAGGAGCTCATCCCCGTGCAGGTGTTCTACGGGCTCTCGAAGTGGCTGGGCTTCTTCGGGCTCATCTTCCTGTGGCTGCAGCTCCAGCAGGTCATCACCGGCATCTTCGCCGCGCCGACCACGCTCCAGCACGCCACCGAAGTCAAGATTTCGACGCCCATCTACTGGGTCGCCATCGGCCTCGTCGTCGCCGCGGAGCTGTACGTCTTCGCGGCCGCGCTGAAGTCGTCGCTGTTCTCGATTCCGCGCATCGTCGCGGTCTCCCTGCTGGTGCTGGTCGGCACGCTCATCGAGAAGACGCTGTTCGTCGTCGAGGGGCTCCAGCACGCGCACTTCCAGCTCTACGACGGCGTTCCCGGCGCGTACGTCCCGTCGCCCGTGGAGCTGTCCTCGCTCGTGGGCGCGGTCGGCATCGTCGTGCTGTTCTTCCTCGCCGTCTCGAAGGTGATTCCGGTGGTGGAACTGCACGCCATCGAGGACGACCACGAGGAGGTGAGTGAGTGA
- a CDS encoding HIT family protein, with the protein MAEDCIFCQIVDGEIPARVVYEDADVLAFLDANPLAPGHTLVIPKEHHETLGDVPPESGEMMFAALHYLTPIVEDVVGADGSNVAFNNGEAAGQEVPHVHGHIIPRFDDDGGRPVHAVAGERPDLSDAELDDIADSIADSAGEE; encoded by the coding sequence ATGGCCGAGGACTGCATCTTCTGTCAGATCGTGGATGGAGAGATTCCCGCGCGCGTCGTCTACGAGGACGCGGACGTGCTCGCGTTCCTCGACGCGAACCCGCTGGCACCCGGGCACACGCTCGTCATCCCCAAAGAGCACCACGAGACGCTCGGTGACGTGCCGCCGGAGAGCGGCGAGATGATGTTCGCGGCACTGCACTACCTCACGCCTATCGTTGAGGACGTCGTGGGCGCCGACGGCAGCAACGTCGCGTTCAACAACGGCGAGGCCGCCGGGCAGGAAGTCCCGCACGTCCACGGCCACATCATCCCGCGCTTCGACGACGACGGCGGCCGGCCGGTCCACGCCGTCGCCGGCGAGCGTCCCGACCTCTCGGACGCCGAACTCGACGACATCGCCGACAGCATCGCCGACAGCGCTGGCGAAGAATAA
- a CDS encoding sensor histidine kinase: protein MTGLLFAGYVAVFFVAALACLAGLSRVGRVEDPGTRRGLAALLVTSGGWAAAQAGFLVVPSTELKVAAYTGGLIFGLATVGAWLYFCSAYTGRAFHRNPTVRRVALGVFLAVVAVKVTNPVHGIYFGVEQASAPFPHLAVDHHTLHWVVMGTAYALAAVGYFMLFELLGQTGYDTRPLLALVAVTGLPVAADVVGASTSALPELSYESLGVAAFAVGVLFVFLDRFQAVQLAGDVRDAVVFLTDDGEIRDANERARGLFPALAGATGRPLADAVPAVAERLAGDRDVVELRRNGERRFYQVSATPFTFGRTRVGQMVVVTDVTSEEDARRQIQRQNERLGQFASVVSHDLRNPLNVAAGRVDLERDHRASEHLDAAARALDRMEQIIESVLMLAREGADIGERSRVSLAALAEQAWASVAAEHATFVVDGDLAFDADADRVVQLLENLSRNAVEHGGPDVTVRVGALADGSGFYVEDDGPGIPADLQDDIFEMGYTTSDGTGLGLSIVDTIASAHGWEVAATDAEHSATGARFEITSVEAAD from the coding sequence ATGACAGGACTGCTGTTCGCTGGCTACGTCGCGGTGTTCTTTGTGGCGGCGCTCGCGTGTCTCGCGGGGCTGTCGCGGGTCGGGCGCGTCGAGGACCCGGGGACGCGCCGCGGGCTCGCCGCGCTGCTCGTCACCAGCGGCGGCTGGGCGGCCGCGCAGGCGGGCTTCCTCGTGGTGCCGTCGACGGAGCTCAAGGTCGCCGCGTACACCGGCGGCCTCATCTTCGGGCTCGCCACCGTGGGGGCGTGGCTGTACTTCTGTTCAGCGTACACGGGGCGGGCGTTCCACCGCAACCCGACGGTCCGCCGCGTCGCGCTGGGTGTGTTCCTCGCGGTCGTCGCGGTGAAAGTCACGAACCCGGTCCACGGCATCTACTTCGGCGTCGAGCAGGCGTCGGCGCCGTTCCCGCACCTCGCTGTGGACCACCACACCCTCCACTGGGTGGTGATGGGGACGGCGTACGCGCTGGCCGCCGTCGGCTACTTCATGCTGTTCGAGCTGCTCGGGCAGACGGGCTACGACACGCGCCCGCTGCTCGCGCTCGTCGCCGTCACCGGCCTCCCCGTGGCGGCGGACGTCGTCGGCGCCTCGACGTCGGCGCTCCCGGAGCTCAGCTACGAGTCGCTGGGCGTCGCGGCGTTCGCCGTCGGGGTGTTGTTCGTCTTCCTCGACCGCTTCCAGGCGGTCCAGCTCGCGGGCGACGTCCGGGACGCGGTCGTCTTCCTCACCGACGACGGCGAGATTCGGGACGCGAACGAGCGCGCCCGCGGACTGTTCCCGGCGCTGGCGGGCGCGACGGGCCGGCCGCTGGCGGACGCCGTGCCGGCCGTCGCCGAGCGGCTCGCCGGCGACCGCGATGTCGTGGAACTCCGGCGGAACGGCGAGCGGCGGTTCTACCAGGTGTCGGCGACGCCGTTCACGTTCGGGCGGACGCGCGTCGGGCAGATGGTCGTCGTCACGGACGTCACCAGCGAGGAGGACGCGCGCCGACAGATTCAGCGGCAGAACGAGCGCCTCGGCCAGTTCGCCAGCGTCGTCAGCCACGACCTCCGCAACCCCCTGAACGTCGCGGCGGGCCGCGTGGACCTGGAGCGCGACCACCGCGCAAGCGAGCACCTCGACGCGGCGGCACGGGCGCTGGACCGCATGGAGCAGATTATCGAGAGCGTGCTGATGCTCGCGCGCGAGGGCGCGGACATCGGCGAGCGCTCGCGGGTGTCGCTGGCGGCGCTGGCCGAGCAGGCGTGGGCGTCGGTCGCCGCCGAGCACGCCACGTTCGTCGTGGACGGTGACCTCGCGTTCGACGCGGACGCCGACCGCGTCGTCCAGCTCCTGGAGAACCTCTCTCGGAACGCTGTCGAACACGGCGGCCCCGACGTCACGGTGCGGGTCGGCGCGCTCGCGGACGGGTCGGGGTTCTACGTCGAGGACGACGGCCCAGGCATCCCCGCGGACCTGCAGGACGACATCTTCGAGATGGGGTACACGACCAGCGACGGCACGGGCCTCGGGCTCTCTATCGTGGATACCATCGCGTCCGCGCACGGCTGGGAGGTCGCCGCTACCGACGCGGAGCACAGTGCGACGGGCGCGCGCTTCGAAATAACGAGCGTCGAGGCCGCGGACTGA
- a CDS encoding group I intron-associated PD-(D/E)XK endonuclease: MQSHRKGDLTEAIAIAEVKRRGIPVSVPFGDNERYDLILESEAGLYRVQVKTGTFDGETVRFKGYSIHTNSEGNVHNAYDGDVDYFLVYCHDLETMYLVAEEAVTSNMRLRVEDPEVEQPSINWAADYEFDEQWPPENGTDDATDDREAIIKTLRDRGVDVIDAMDSDAPYDVILRTPADDLLRAAVRRGSVTNGRIRFDTSQTVPGPGDIEYVVVDCAERGEQYLIERASYEHTMSLRVSEPEQTQPSINWAADYEFDEQWPPR, from the coding sequence ATGCAAAGCCACCGAAAAGGGGATTTAACGGAGGCGATCGCCATCGCGGAGGTGAAGCGCCGCGGGATACCGGTCTCAGTCCCGTTCGGAGACAACGAACGGTATGACCTAATTCTCGAATCCGAAGCCGGCCTCTATCGGGTGCAAGTGAAAACCGGAACGTTCGACGGGGAAACGGTGCGGTTCAAGGGCTACTCGATACACACGAATTCGGAGGGAAACGTCCACAATGCGTACGACGGGGACGTTGACTACTTCCTCGTGTACTGTCACGACTTGGAGACGATGTACCTTGTCGCGGAGGAGGCTGTGACGTCAAACATGCGCCTTCGCGTCGAGGACCCCGAAGTCGAGCAGCCGAGCATCAACTGGGCCGCCGACTACGAGTTCGACGAGCAATGGCCGCCCGAGAACGGCACTGACGACGCCACGGACGACCGCGAGGCCATCATCAAGACGCTGCGTGACCGCGGCGTGGACGTTATCGACGCAATGGACAGCGACGCGCCCTACGACGTCATCCTGCGGACGCCCGCGGACGACCTCCTGCGAGCGGCGGTCCGCCGGGGCTCGGTGACGAACGGCCGGATTCGATTCGACACGAGTCAGACCGTTCCCGGACCCGGCGATATCGAGTACGTGGTCGTGGACTGCGCGGAGCGCGGCGAGCAGTATCTCATCGAGCGCGCGAGCTACGAGCACACGATGAGTCTGCGAGTGAGCGAGCCCGAGCAGACGCAGCCGTCGATAAACTGGGCTGCCGACTACGAGTTCGACGAGCAGTGGCCGCCGAGATAG
- a CDS encoding Mrp/NBP35 family ATP-binding protein encodes MTTAPELRARLADVEDPLNDDDIVSMGLVNDVAVNEDTARVELAFNAPYSPAEIEIGNDIRDVVEDANLEPDLRANVGEEHGFDDEILPGVKNVVAVASGKGGVGKTTVAANLAAGLNDRGARVGILDADVHGPNVPRILPTENEPGVTPDGDIVPPASEGVRVMSTDHMMPDGDEPAVMRGPMVNNVMMKFINEVQWGRLDYLVVDLPPGTGDASLNLLQTLPVAGVVVVTTPQEMAVADARKGLKLFAEHDAPVLGVVENMSAYHCPNCEDTHEVFGSGGAAEISDDYDVPVLAELPVHPDFDSESGGPTIRDEDSGVREDLFEFVDETADRVGEINRRKVAEHLAERGDDVPEEADAPAGSP; translated from the coding sequence ATGACCACTGCACCCGAACTCCGAGCACGACTCGCCGACGTGGAGGACCCGCTGAACGACGACGACATCGTCTCGATGGGGCTCGTCAACGACGTCGCCGTCAACGAGGACACCGCCCGCGTGGAGCTGGCGTTCAACGCGCCGTACTCGCCCGCGGAAATCGAGATTGGCAACGACATCCGGGACGTCGTCGAGGACGCCAACCTCGAACCCGACCTGCGCGCGAACGTCGGCGAGGAGCACGGCTTCGACGACGAGATTCTCCCGGGCGTGAAGAACGTCGTCGCCGTCGCCTCCGGGAAGGGCGGCGTCGGGAAGACGACGGTCGCCGCGAACCTCGCGGCCGGCCTCAACGACCGCGGGGCGCGCGTCGGCATCCTCGACGCGGACGTCCACGGCCCGAACGTCCCCCGCATCTTGCCGACGGAGAACGAGCCCGGCGTCACGCCCGACGGCGACATCGTCCCGCCCGCCTCTGAGGGCGTGCGCGTGATGAGCACCGACCACATGATGCCGGACGGCGACGAGCCCGCGGTGATGCGCGGGCCGATGGTGAACAACGTGATGATGAAGTTCATCAACGAGGTCCAGTGGGGCCGACTGGACTACCTCGTCGTCGACCTGCCGCCGGGCACGGGCGACGCGTCGCTGAACCTCCTGCAGACGCTGCCCGTCGCGGGCGTCGTCGTCGTCACCACCCCGCAAGAGATGGCGGTCGCGGACGCCCGGAAGGGCCTGAAGCTGTTCGCCGAGCACGACGCGCCCGTCCTCGGCGTCGTCGAGAACATGTCGGCGTACCACTGCCCGAACTGCGAGGACACCCACGAGGTGTTCGGCAGCGGCGGCGCCGCCGAAATCAGCGACGACTACGACGTCCCCGTGCTCGCGGAGCTCCCCGTCCACCCGGACTTCGACAGCGAATCGGGCGGCCCGACGATTCGCGACGAGGACAGCGGCGTCCGCGAGGACCTCTTCGAGTTCGTCGACGAGACCGCCGACCGCGTCGGCGAAATCAACCGCCGGAAGGTCGCCGAACACCTCGCCGAGCGCGGCGACGACGTTCCGGAGGAGGCCGACGCCCCCGCCGGGTCGCCCTGA
- a CDS encoding ATP-binding protein, with protein sequence MAQAANQELVDRFEEFYRRYYSDDVAELARKYPRETKSLHLDWRDLYQMDPDLADDYINHPDDLREAAEEALRLYDLPVDVSLGQAHVRVFGLDEHTEIREIRAEHLNTLVSVQGMVRKATDVRPKIERAVFVCQRCGAETEVPQGDAGFQEPYQCESCERQGPFKLDPERSEFVDSQKLRIQESPEGLAGGETPQSIDVHVSDDITGEVTPGDHVTVAGVLRLDQSEGSNESPVFDLYMEGTSVVIEDEEFEEMNITEEDKQQIVEISNRENIYEQMVDSMAPSIYGHREAKLAMILQLFSGVTKHLPDESRIRGDLHMLLIGDPGTGKCLDGDTHVTLADGTERPIRDIVEENLENPKPVDDGVYDDIDIELPSLSPDGTLTQRRATRVWKREAPETMYEVRTESALELTVTPSHPLFIHGARGPEAVRAEDLEEGEPVAVAPKASQTGQFATDGGRVVEQVDNKIRAGSPTVDWDRIESIETVEPAEEWVYDLEVEGTHAYLSNGVVSHNSALISYVQNIAPRSVYTSGKGSSSAGLTAAAVRDDFGDGQQWTLEAGALVLADQGVAAVDELDKMAADDRSAMHEALEQQKISISKAGINATLKARCSLLGAANPKYGRFDQYEPIGEQIDLEPALISRFDLIFTVTDEPDPEEDAQLAQHILQTNYAGELNTQQNQLASANHTEDEVSAETDNVAPAIDASLLRKYIAYSRRNCYPTMTDEARDAIEEFYVDLRAEGQGEDSPVPVTARQLEALVRLGEASARVRLSDTVEKEDAERVIEIVRSCLQDIGVDPETGEYDADVVETGRSKTQRDRVKNVKAIIKEIEDEFDEGAPVEEVLDRAEEVGMDASKAEHEIEKLKEKGELYQPNKDHLRAI encoded by the coding sequence ATGGCCCAGGCCGCAAACCAGGAACTCGTCGACAGGTTCGAGGAGTTCTACCGCCGGTACTACAGCGACGACGTCGCGGAGCTCGCCCGCAAGTACCCCCGCGAGACGAAGTCACTGCACCTCGACTGGCGGGACCTCTACCAGATGGACCCCGACCTGGCCGACGACTACATCAACCACCCCGACGACCTCCGGGAGGCCGCCGAGGAAGCACTCCGACTCTACGACCTCCCCGTGGACGTCAGCCTTGGACAGGCCCACGTGCGCGTGTTCGGCCTCGACGAGCACACCGAGATTCGCGAAATTCGCGCCGAACACCTCAACACGCTCGTCAGCGTGCAGGGGATGGTGCGGAAGGCGACGGACGTCCGCCCGAAGATCGAGCGCGCGGTGTTCGTCTGCCAGCGCTGCGGCGCCGAGACCGAGGTGCCGCAGGGCGACGCGGGCTTCCAGGAGCCCTACCAGTGCGAGAGCTGCGAGCGCCAGGGCCCGTTCAAGCTCGACCCCGAGCGCTCGGAGTTCGTCGACTCCCAGAAGCTCCGCATCCAGGAGTCCCCCGAGGGGCTGGCCGGCGGGGAGACCCCACAGAGCATCGACGTGCACGTCTCCGACGACATCACGGGCGAGGTGACGCCCGGCGACCACGTCACTGTCGCCGGCGTGCTCCGCCTCGACCAGAGCGAGGGCAGCAACGAGTCCCCCGTCTTCGACCTCTACATGGAGGGGACGTCGGTCGTCATCGAGGACGAGGAGTTCGAGGAGATGAACATCACCGAGGAGGACAAACAGCAAATCGTCGAGATCTCGAACCGCGAGAACATCTACGAGCAGATGGTCGACTCGATGGCGCCGTCCATCTACGGCCACCGGGAGGCCAAGCTCGCGATGATTCTTCAGCTGTTCTCCGGCGTCACCAAACACCTCCCCGACGAGTCCCGGATTCGGGGCGACCTCCACATGCTCCTCATCGGGGACCCTGGGACGGGGAAGTGCCTCGACGGGGACACGCACGTTACGCTCGCGGACGGCACCGAGCGCCCGATTCGGGACATCGTCGAAGAGAACCTCGAAAACCCGAAGCCGGTCGACGACGGCGTGTACGACGACATCGACATCGAGCTCCCATCGCTGTCACCTGACGGTACGCTGACACAGCGCCGTGCGACAAGAGTCTGGAAGCGAGAGGCTCCGGAGACGATGTACGAGGTACGGACCGAAAGCGCACTTGAGCTCACAGTTACGCCGAGCCACCCACTGTTCATTCACGGGGCTCGCGGACCAGAAGCGGTACGAGCAGAAGACCTCGAAGAAGGCGAACCGGTCGCGGTAGCTCCAAAGGCATCCCAGACTGGACAGTTCGCAACAGACGGCGGGCGTGTAGTGGAGCAGGTCGACAACAAAATTCGGGCCGGTTCACCCACTGTGGACTGGGACCGCATCGAATCCATCGAGACCGTTGAACCGGCCGAGGAGTGGGTCTACGACCTCGAAGTCGAAGGGACGCACGCGTACCTCTCGAACGGCGTCGTCTCCCACAACTCAGCGCTCATCTCCTACGTCCAGAACATCGCGCCACGCTCCGTCTACACCTCCGGCAAGGGTTCGTCCTCGGCAGGTCTGACGGCGGCCGCGGTGCGGGACGACTTCGGCGACGGTCAGCAGTGGACGCTGGAAGCCGGTGCGCTCGTGCTCGCCGACCAGGGCGTCGCGGCGGTAGACGAACTGGACAAGATGGCTGCCGACGACCGCTCGGCGATGCACGAGGCGCTCGAACAGCAGAAGATTTCCATCTCGAAGGCGGGCATCAACGCCACCCTCAAAGCGCGGTGTTCGCTGCTAGGCGCGGCGAACCCGAAGTACGGCCGCTTCGACCAGTACGAGCCCATCGGCGAGCAGATCGACCTCGAACCCGCCCTGATTTCGCGGTTCGACCTCATCTTCACGGTGACCGACGAGCCCGACCCCGAGGAGGACGCCCAGCTCGCCCAGCACATCCTCCAGACGAACTACGCGGGCGAGCTCAACACCCAGCAGAACCAGCTCGCGAGCGCGAACCACACCGAGGACGAGGTCAGCGCGGAGACCGACAACGTCGCGCCCGCCATCGACGCGTCGCTGCTGCGGAAGTACATCGCGTACTCGCGGCGGAACTGCTACCCGACGATGACCGACGAGGCCCGCGACGCCATCGAGGAGTTCTACGTGGACCTGCGCGCGGAGGGCCAGGGCGAGGACTCTCCGGTCCCGGTGACCGCGCGCCAGCTGGAGGCGCTGGTGCGCCTCGGCGAGGCGTCCGCGCGCGTCCGGCTCTCGGACACCGTCGAGAAGGAGGACGCCGAGCGCGTCATCGAGATCGTGCGCTCGTGTCTGCAGGACATCGGCGTCGACCCCGAGACCGGCGAGTACGACGCCGACGTCGTCGAGACCGGCCGCTCGAAGACCCAGCGCGACCGCGTGAAGAACGTGAAGGCCATCATCAAGGAAATCGAGGACGAGTTCGACGAGGGCGCGCCCGTCGAAGAAGTGCTGGACCGCGCCGAAGAAGTTGGGATGGACGCCTCGAAGGCCGAACACGAGATCGAGAAGCTCAAGGAGAAAGGCGAGCTCTACCAGCCGAACAAGGACCACCTGCGGGCAATCTGA
- a CDS encoding EamA family transporter, with protein MVGSSVLIAVVALVLYGAWAVTAGVATRSMAAVNAVFVSYVAGIAVAGGYALWTRQPVTGSRVDLAFAAVSGVCLAAGTIGFYAALARGNMAVVSAIVALYFVIPAVVGVLYFDAALSATNVAGLALAVVAVVLVAS; from the coding sequence ATGGTCGGGTCGTCGGTGTTAATCGCGGTCGTGGCGCTGGTGTTGTACGGCGCGTGGGCAGTGACGGCTGGCGTGGCGACGCGCAGCATGGCAGCCGTGAACGCGGTGTTCGTCTCGTACGTCGCGGGCATCGCGGTCGCGGGCGGGTACGCGCTCTGGACGCGCCAGCCGGTGACGGGCTCGCGCGTGGACCTCGCGTTCGCGGCGGTCTCGGGCGTCTGTCTGGCCGCCGGGACCATCGGCTTCTACGCGGCGCTGGCGCGCGGGAACATGGCCGTTGTCTCCGCCATCGTCGCACTGTACTTCGTGATCCCCGCGGTCGTCGGCGTGCTCTACTTCGACGCGGCGCTGTCCGCGACGAACGTCGCGGGGCTCGCGCTCGCGGTCGTCGCGGTCGTCCTCGTGGCGTCCTGA